The nucleotide window TGCCGGGGCTGGCCTTCAGCTTGGCGAGGCCGTCCTTGCCGTCCACCGCCGTGTCGACGTCCAGACCGTTCTTCTTCAGAAAGCCCGCCACTTCGTCGCGCACCGTGCTCGAATCATCCACCACCAGAATTTTCGACATGTTTTTTCCTATGACAACATTCAGAACAGATCCAGTTCGCCCGCCTCGACCATTGCGCCGACGTCGTCCGCGACTTCCTTGAAGTCTTCCGGCGACCAGCTCAGGCTGAACACAAAACGTTGATGCAATTTGACCGCACGGTTCGACTGCGGGTCCTTCAACCAATACGTGAAGCACAGTTGCGGATTGCCGCTGCCGAACGAGATGTACTTGTGCTTGTGATTCACGAGCAGCGGCACCTGCACCTGGCTGCGCGCCCAGGCGTCCGCATCGCCGACATAGCGGTTCTTGAAGGAACCCCAGATCAGGTTCGTCACTTCGCCGAGCACGCTGTTCAGGTCGCGGAAATCCGCTTCGCCGTGTCGCGCGTTGTCGATCATCTTGTAACGATCGAGCAGTTCGAGAATCGGCGTCTCTTCGGCCTGCATCATCATGTAGCCGCGGCACCATGCGCTTTCCAGCGGAATCAGGCTGAACACCTCGCCGAAGATGATGCGGTCACGCACGATATATGGCGTGTCGCACGTGATGGTGAGTTCCTTGAACACGTCGCCGAGAATCGCTTGCGTCATGTCGGCGATGCCGCGCACCAGTGCGTTCGGATAGTCCAGGCTGAAGATGTAGTCGTCGATCACCTGGCGCAGCGGC belongs to Paraburkholderia sp. FT54 and includes:
- a CDS encoding chemotaxis protein CheX gives rise to the protein MNMNKPVSKVLVLDDCPAHKEALKRFCDENNLVGVKVGKNRLQSVLRSNIDLGAVLFAERYGGSPEASAEIAIRINAVRPELPIIMRRDDDPGMDGLPESLRRVICAAYVAHDMAPLRQVIDDYIFSLDYPNALVRGIADMTQAILGDVFKELTITCDTPYIVRDRIIFGEVFSLIPLESAWCRGYMMMQAEETPILELLDRYKMIDNARHGEADFRDLNSVLGEVTNLIWGSFKNRYVGDADAWARSQVQVPLLVNHKHKYISFGSGNPQLCFTYWLKDPQSNRAVKLHQRFVFSLSWSPEDFKEVADDVGAMVEAGELDLF